Proteins encoded within one genomic window of Deltaproteobacteria bacterium:
- a CDS encoding EAL domain-containing protein, whose amino-acid sequence MALTIDLRWHGPGRPDSMIQPIQTQVANSSGSALGPSLPLSLSDIEVFLASSQPLDLACCPARSLASAFQPIFSLAHKRIVGFEALIRPRDGDGRALPPPVLFNDRCTMAELTALDRMSRFVHLLNFEALNDGLSWLFLNIHPQVVVHGHSFGSFFEALLDRFNFPAHRVVVEIVEHPITDNELLLSTVEYYRSLGCLIALDDFGAGGSNFERVWNLGPHIVKFDRSFVLRAASRGSIRDILPGLVHLFHQAGSLVLMEGVETSDQALIALEAGADFVQGFHFARPLSDPDELLALSFDFRGLFAELKARTLAREEVSRRESSGWERLFRAAGALVHEDGNLSRAADLLFRDPQVVRCFLLTPDGVQIGQTIPAPTYHSVMDPRFAPVEAAAQADWFRRPYLRRALREPGRVQITRPYLSITGAHMCVTLSLCLEGPTGPLVLCCDLDWRPA is encoded by the coding sequence ATGGCATTGACCATAGATTTACGCTGGCACGGTCCTGGCAGACCCGACTCCATGATCCAACCCATCCAAACCCAGGTGGCGAACTCATCCGGGTCCGCCCTTGGTCCATCCCTGCCCCTAAGCCTGTCGGACATCGAAGTCTTTCTGGCTTCGAGCCAACCCTTAGATCTGGCCTGCTGCCCGGCCAGGTCACTGGCCAGCGCCTTTCAGCCCATCTTCAGCCTGGCGCACAAGCGGATCGTCGGCTTCGAGGCTCTGATCCGGCCTCGGGATGGAGACGGCCGGGCCCTGCCACCGCCGGTTCTCTTCAACGATCGGTGCACCATGGCCGAATTGACGGCCTTGGATCGCATGAGCCGTTTTGTCCATCTGCTCAACTTCGAGGCCCTGAATGACGGCCTGAGCTGGCTTTTTCTGAACATCCATCCCCAGGTGGTCGTCCACGGGCATTCCTTCGGCTCATTCTTCGAGGCCCTGCTGGACCGGTTCAATTTTCCGGCCCACCGGGTGGTGGTGGAAATCGTCGAGCACCCCATCACCGACAACGAGCTCCTTCTGTCCACGGTGGAGTACTATCGAAGCCTCGGCTGCCTCATCGCCCTGGACGATTTCGGGGCCGGAGGGTCCAATTTCGAACGGGTCTGGAACCTGGGGCCCCACATCGTCAAGTTCGACCGCTCCTTTGTCCTCCGGGCCGCCAGCCGAGGGTCGATTCGGGACATCCTGCCCGGGCTGGTCCATCTCTTTCACCAAGCCGGAAGCCTGGTCCTCATGGAAGGGGTGGAAACCTCGGACCAAGCCCTCATCGCCCTGGAGGCAGGGGCCGACTTCGTTCAGGGCTTCCACTTCGCGCGGCCCCTGAGCGATCCGGACGAACTGCTGGCCTTGTCCTTTGATTTTCGAGGATTGTTCGCAGAATTAAAGGCCCGGACCCTGGCCCGGGAGGAGGTCTCCCGCCGGGAATCATCCGGATGGGAGCGACTCTTCCGGGCGGCCGGAGCCCTGGTCCACGAGGACGGCAATCTTTCCCGGGCCGCCGATCTGCTTTTTCGCGACCCCCAGGTGGTCCGTTGTTTTTTACTCACCCCGGACGGAGTCCAGATCGGGCAGACCATCCCCGCCCCCACCTACCACTCCGTCATGGACCCCCGCTTCGCCCCGGTGGAGGCCGCTGCCCAGGCCGACTGGTTCCGGCGGCCCTACCTGCGCCGGGCCCTTCGCGAACCTGGCAGGGTCCAGATCACCAGGCCCTATCTGTCCATCACCGGGGCCCACATGTGTGTCACCCTTTCCCTGTGCCTGGAAGGCCCCACCGGGCCCCTGGTCCTGTGCTGCGATCTGGACTGGCGTCCGGCCTGA
- a CDS encoding arsenate reductase ArsC, with translation MTRILFLCTGNSCRSQMAEGWARAIKTDSIEAHSAGIVRHGLNPRAVAVMAEAGVDISGQSSKTLDDLPNLDFDWVVTLCGHAHETCPFFRGKTLRMHVGFDDPPSLARNAKTEVEALGHYRRVRDEIRAFVETLPGSLSQK, from the coding sequence ATGACGCGCATCCTGTTTCTCTGCACCGGAAACTCCTGCCGCAGCCAGATGGCCGAGGGCTGGGCCCGGGCCATCAAGACTGATTCCATCGAGGCCCATTCGGCAGGCATCGTCAGGCACGGACTCAATCCCCGGGCCGTGGCAGTCATGGCCGAGGCTGGAGTTGACATATCCGGCCAATCCTCCAAGACCCTGGACGATCTCCCAAACCTTGATTTCGACTGGGTCGTCACCTTGTGCGGCCATGCCCACGAAACCTGTCCCTTCTTCCGGGGCAAAACCCTCAGGATGCATGTCGGCTTCGACGACCCGCCCAGTTTGGCCCGAAACGCCAAGACCGAGGTAGAGGCCCTGGGCCACTACCGGAGGGTCCGGGACGAGATCAGGGCCTTTGTCGAAACGCTTCCCGGATCACTGTCTCAAAAATGA